A single window of Crassostrea angulata isolate pt1a10 chromosome 8, ASM2561291v2, whole genome shotgun sequence DNA harbors:
- the LOC128158260 gene encoding uncharacterized protein LOC128158260 translates to MGNILQYFLSEPPELEDTLISYAWNSLGLKSVDTLIINKDTLWTRMFGYTEENGMEIYKEYTPLVIACMYRELKLAAELIKIGADVNLQVRPRDMQFPSEESVPPLYFATNVGDAEIVKLLLNSGANVNGFQGSRQCVELEEPEEELYSIFDHIGRTYSRYNKGCYRPQHFLELYFEAGAKLNTTRWGPCLFFGRGKVFKPIHQTSSISPGLKFKCDSAILLLQHGVDPNMYNISDVWFQFSRHTRYSCFGGCVKFSVILETFLAAGYHFTSVDHSNRVIREKLRRFGVNVAEPNSLKQMCRSAIRERLRKSTKDTTIFPAIGTLHIPTLMRDYLKLRDIIDIYSLDGHCRGGPV, encoded by the exons ATGGGAAACATCTTGCAATATTTCCTAAGTGAACCACCAGAACTTGAGGACACTTTAATAAGTTATGCCTGGAACTCAC TGGGATTAAAAAGTGTCGACACTCTTATCATAAATAAGGACACTTTATGGACGAGAATGTTTGGATATACAGAGGAGAATGGAATGGAAATTTACAAAGAATATACTCCTTTAGTTATAGCCTGCAT GTATAGGGAATTAAAACTAGCCGCTGAACTTATAAAAATTGGCGCAGACGTAAACTTACAAGTTCGTCCTAGGGATATGCAATTTCCGTCCGAAGAGAGTGTCCCACCGTTGTATTTTGCAACAAATGTTGGAGATGCAGAGATAGTCAAATTATTGTTGAACTCAG GGGCAAATGTAAATGGATTTCAAGGTAGTCGACAGTGTGTCGAACTTGAGGAACCCGAGGAAGAATTGTACAGTATCTTTGATCACATTGGTCGAACTTATTCTCGGTATAATAAAGGTTGTTACCGCCCACAACACTTCTTGGAACTTTATTTTGAGGCCGGGGCAAAGTTGAACACAACGCGATGGGGACCTTGTCTGTTTTTTGG GAGAGGAAAAGTCTTCAAACCCATACACCAAACATCGAGTATTTCACCTGGTCTAAAATTCAAATGTGATAGTGCAATCCTACTTCTACAGCATGGTGTGGATccaaacatgtataacataAGCGATGTCTGGTTTCAATTTTCTAGACACACTCGCTATTCGTGTTTCGGTGGTTGTGTCAAGTTTAGCGTTATTTTGGAGACGTTTTTGGCGGCTGGGTATCATTTCACAAGTGTTGACCACAGCAATCGAGTCATCAGAGAAAAACTGAGACGTTTTGGTGTAAATGTTGCCGAACCAAACAGCTTGAAACAGATGTGTAGATCAGCAATAAGAGAACGTTTAAGGAAGAGTACTAAGGATACAACGATATTTCCAGCCATTGGTACCTTACATATTCCAACATTAATGAGAGATTACTTAAAACTCCGTGATATCATCGACATTTACAGCTTAGATGGTCATTGTCGAGGTGGTCCTGTATAA